The following coding sequences are from one Leptospira levettii window:
- a CDS encoding phosphoadenylyl-sulfate reductase, whose amino-acid sequence MGNLEVLTESYANLSLAEGLKRLSSEFPGKVVFTTSFGLEDQAITHAILSEQIPIRIATLDTGRLFQETYDVWQKTNIRYGAKIEAFYPKTKEIESYVNQNGPNAFYDSQELRKECCRIRKLVPLDSILNGMEVWVTGLRKDQSGFRTEMSLFESDPSRNLIKYQPLLHWSFEETWKYIREQNVPYNVLHDKGFPSIGCAPCTRAIEPGEDFRAGRWWWEQESKKECGLHWVDGKLTPKKGQ is encoded by the coding sequence ATGGGAAATTTGGAAGTTTTGACAGAATCTTATGCCAACCTATCGCTCGCAGAGGGATTAAAACGACTTTCGTCTGAATTCCCAGGCAAAGTGGTTTTCACAACAAGTTTTGGTCTCGAAGACCAAGCCATCACCCATGCCATCCTCTCAGAACAAATCCCCATTCGTATTGCCACATTGGATACGGGAAGGTTATTCCAAGAGACCTACGATGTTTGGCAAAAAACAAACATACGTTATGGGGCAAAAATCGAAGCTTTTTATCCGAAAACAAAAGAAATCGAATCCTATGTAAACCAAAACGGTCCGAATGCATTTTATGACTCACAAGAATTACGAAAGGAATGTTGTCGGATCCGAAAACTCGTTCCCTTGGATTCCATTTTAAATGGAATGGAAGTTTGGGTAACTGGTTTACGCAAAGACCAATCTGGATTTAGAACAGAGATGTCTTTATTTGAATCCGATCCAAGTAGAAATTTAATCAAATACCAACCTCTCCTCCATTGGAGTTTTGAAGAGACTTGGAAATACATTCGCGAACAGAATGTACCTTATAATGTATTACATGACAAAGGATTTCCAAGCATAGGTTGTGCCCCGTGTACACGAGCCATCGAACCAGGTGAAGACTTTCGAGCTGGACGATGGTGGTGGGAACAAGAATCAAAAAAGGAATGTGGTTTGCATTGGGTAGATGGAAAACTCACACCAAAAAAAGGACAATAG
- the cysD gene encoding sulfate adenylyltransferase subunit CysD, with amino-acid sequence MTSTHRLSHLDQLESEAIYILREVAAQFERPALLFSGGKDSICLVHLALKAFRPGKFPFPLVHIDTGHNFDEALQFRDALAERIGEKLIVRYVQDSIDQGKAVEEKGKFPSRNAIQAVTLLDTIAEFKFDACIGGARRDEEKARAKERIFSVRDEFGSWDPKLQRPELWNIYNGKIHVGENVRVFPISNWTELDVWEYIRKEKIDLPSLYFSHQREIVWREELVFPVSKFISLDGTDKVETRTVRFRTVGDMTCTAAVESEANSVADIIREIQISRTTERGSRLDDKRSEAAMEERKKGGYF; translated from the coding sequence ATGACAAGTACCCATCGACTATCACACTTAGACCAATTAGAGTCAGAAGCCATTTATATCTTACGGGAAGTAGCAGCACAATTTGAAAGACCTGCCTTATTATTTTCTGGAGGAAAGGATTCTATTTGTTTGGTTCACCTTGCACTCAAAGCATTTCGTCCAGGTAAGTTCCCGTTTCCACTCGTTCACATTGATACTGGGCATAACTTTGATGAGGCGCTACAATTTCGGGATGCACTCGCAGAACGAATTGGAGAAAAATTAATTGTTCGTTATGTGCAAGATTCCATCGACCAAGGTAAAGCAGTTGAAGAAAAAGGAAAATTCCCAAGTCGTAATGCAATCCAAGCTGTGACACTACTCGATACCATTGCCGAATTTAAATTTGATGCTTGTATCGGTGGAGCCCGTCGTGACGAAGAAAAAGCAAGAGCCAAGGAACGAATTTTTTCTGTCCGAGATGAATTTGGATCTTGGGACCCAAAACTCCAACGACCAGAACTTTGGAATATCTATAATGGAAAAATCCATGTGGGAGAAAACGTACGTGTTTTTCCGATCAGTAACTGGACAGAACTTGATGTTTGGGAATACATTCGAAAAGAAAAGATAGACCTTCCTTCTTTGTATTTCTCTCACCAAAGGGAAATTGTATGGAGAGAGGAATTAGTGTTCCCCGTTTCAAAATTCATCAGTTTAGATGGTACCGACAAAGTAGAAACAAGGACGGTTCGATTTCGTACTGTCGGTGATATGACTTGTACAGCAGCTGTGGAATCAGAAGCCAATTCAGTTGCTGATATCATCCGTGAAATTCAAATTTCACGCACCACGGAACGAGGATCCCGTTTGGATGACAAACGTTCGGAAGCCGCAATGGAAGAAAGAAAAAAAGGTGGGTATTTTTAA
- a CDS encoding sulfate adenylyltransferase subunit 1 — translation MDILRFITAGSVDDGKSTLIGRLLYDSKSIFQDQLEAIERAGQVNGQINLALLTDGLKAEREQGITIDIAYKYFSTPKRKFIIADAPGHVQYTRNMVTGASNSDLAIILIDARKGVIEQTFRHSYIVSLLRLPYVVVCVNKMDLVEFSEDVFLNIQKQYLEFAKDLNLKSIHFLPISALNGDNVVEPSNSMPWWKGKSLLHFLEEIEIHTEEESPAPRFPVQNVIRPQTTEYHDYRGYAGQIRSGHFTVGDSITVLPSGLTSKIKAIDTFDGPLTTAYAPMSVTIRLEDEIDVSRGDMLVVTGKEPVVSQDLEAHICWMDQKVMTPGSKYLLRQTTNAVKVSIRSLEYRVETSTHEKKEQPNLGLNEIGKVTIRTAKPVAYDPYSKIRGTGSFVLVDEGTNQTVAAGMLL, via the coding sequence ATGGATATTTTAAGGTTTATCACTGCAGGGAGTGTAGATGATGGAAAATCAACTCTCATCGGACGTTTGTTATACGACAGTAAATCAATTTTCCAAGACCAACTAGAAGCGATTGAACGCGCAGGCCAAGTGAATGGACAGATCAACCTAGCTCTCCTGACTGACGGACTCAAAGCAGAAAGAGAACAAGGGATTACGATTGATATTGCTTATAAATACTTTTCCACTCCCAAACGTAAATTCATCATTGCAGATGCCCCAGGCCATGTACAGTACACTCGGAACATGGTGACTGGAGCTTCGAATTCAGACCTTGCCATCATCCTCATCGATGCAAGAAAAGGTGTGATCGAACAAACCTTCAGACATTCCTATATTGTATCATTATTAAGACTTCCCTATGTAGTTGTTTGTGTGAACAAAATGGATTTGGTAGAATTTTCAGAAGATGTATTCTTAAATATCCAAAAACAATATTTGGAATTTGCCAAAGACTTAAACTTAAAATCCATTCACTTTTTACCGATCTCTGCATTAAACGGAGATAATGTTGTGGAACCCTCTAATTCCATGCCATGGTGGAAAGGAAAATCCTTACTCCACTTTTTGGAAGAAATTGAAATCCATACAGAAGAAGAATCCCCTGCTCCAAGATTTCCTGTACAAAACGTGATTCGACCACAAACAACCGAATACCATGATTACAGAGGTTATGCGGGACAGATCAGAAGTGGACATTTTACCGTGGGAGATTCCATCACTGTATTACCAAGTGGACTCACTTCAAAAATAAAAGCGATCGATACATTTGACGGACCTCTGACCACTGCGTATGCTCCTATGTCTGTGACCATTCGATTAGAAGATGAAATTGATGTAAGCCGTGGTGATATGCTCGTTGTGACAGGAAAAGAACCAGTTGTTTCCCAAGACCTAGAAGCACATATCTGTTGGATGGACCAGAAGGTGATGACACCAGGTTCCAAATACCTATTGCGCCAAACGACAAATGCAGTAAAAGTATCCATTCGTTCTTTGGAATACAGAGTGGAAACAAGTACCCATGAAAAAAAAGAACAACCAAACCTCGGTTTGAATGAAATTGGAAAGGTGACAATCCGGACGGCAAAACCAGTTGCCTATGATCCTTATTCCAAAATCAGAGGAACGGGAAGTTTTGTCCTCGTGGACGAAGGAACCAACCAAACTGTAGCCGCAGGGATGTTATTGTAG
- a CDS encoding TauD/TfdA family dioxygenase, which yields MSETNTVTKEWIRKSFVGKTKLPIVYEPAEEKPLDELLRWIRNQQNDWREDLKTYGAVLLRGFPIHQASDFQEILFATEEKQLGEFYLGTSPRDEVLKHVFTASELPSHYPIMQHAEMSFLDNPPKFLFFYAEKASAYGGETPLTDLRLVYQNIDPKIKEKIEKYGIRYRRRYDGPSSQKRFSVWKTKRWDEMFGTTNLDKVNQIAKENRFQLDWFGEDSLTITNHQSGFRTHPIAGTIAWHNHSQTFHYQAGVSETWKIFKKQKTLRSFGVAVLLTIITSFKKLLGPNSHDVHVTYGNGEEISPKEMKSISNVFWKHMVAIPWQTGDVLFIDNFSVSHGRLPYTGPRRILVGWAD from the coding sequence ATGAGCGAGACCAATACTGTCACAAAAGAATGGATCCGGAAATCCTTTGTGGGAAAAACAAAACTCCCCATTGTGTATGAACCAGCGGAAGAAAAACCGTTGGATGAGCTCTTACGATGGATTCGAAACCAGCAAAATGATTGGAGAGAGGACTTAAAAACCTATGGTGCTGTTCTTTTGCGTGGATTCCCAATCCACCAAGCTTCCGATTTCCAAGAGATTTTATTTGCAACAGAAGAGAAACAATTGGGTGAGTTTTACTTAGGCACTTCCCCTCGCGATGAAGTGTTAAAACATGTGTTCACGGCAAGTGAACTTCCATCTCATTACCCTATTATGCAACATGCGGAAATGAGTTTTCTTGACAACCCACCAAAATTTTTATTTTTTTATGCGGAAAAAGCCTCTGCCTACGGGGGGGAAACTCCCTTAACAGACCTTAGGTTGGTCTACCAAAACATCGATCCCAAAATAAAAGAAAAAATCGAAAAGTATGGAATCCGATATAGAAGAAGGTATGATGGCCCATCCTCGCAAAAACGATTTTCTGTTTGGAAAACCAAACGTTGGGATGAAATGTTTGGCACCACAAACTTGGATAAGGTGAATCAAATTGCGAAAGAAAATCGTTTCCAATTGGATTGGTTTGGTGAAGATTCTCTTACGATCACAAACCACCAATCTGGCTTTCGAACACATCCTATTGCAGGTACAATTGCATGGCATAACCATTCGCAAACATTTCATTACCAAGCGGGTGTGAGTGAAACTTGGAAAATTTTCAAAAAACAAAAAACTCTTCGTTCGTTTGGTGTTGCAGTTTTACTCACGATCATTACTAGCTTCAAAAAACTATTAGGACCAAACTCACACGATGTGCATGTAACCTATGGGAATGGAGAAGAGATTTCACCTAAAGAAATGAAATCAATTTCCAATGTATTTTGGAAACACATGGTCGCCATTCCTTGGCAAACAGGAGATGTTCTATTCATTGATAATTTTTCAGTTTCACATGGAAGACTACCCTATACTGGACCAAGGAGAATCCTTGTGGGTTGGGCGGATTAA
- a CDS encoding NADPH-dependent assimilatory sulfite reductase hemoprotein subunit, producing the protein MAESKKETQAEKVKRVSRGLRGTLADSLKDEHTGSLRSDDQLLLKFHGMYQQDDRDRRDERALKKLERLYSFMIRLRIPGGMIGPVHWEALHNVAGENSTGTIKITTRQTVQLHGILKSKIKPTIKAFDSVFLDSIAACGDVNRNVTCTSNPATSPLHKEVFGYAGEISRSLLPKTRAYYEIWLDENLLAEKEEPEDPLYKDVYLPRKFKIAIAIPPYNDVDLFTNDIGLIAIIENGQLLGFNVSVGGGLGTTHGNPDTYPRVGTVFGFIPKKDILKVVYEIVTVQRDFGNREDRKLSRLKYTLDRLGVEFYKREVEKRAGISFEPTKDFQFTQRSDDFGWKQDAAGNWHYTVFVENGRVCDEHGYNLKTALLEVSKTRRATFRFTCNQNLILSDIFPKDKDLIESILVKFGVHRKTAEVSPIRKNSIACVALNTCSLALAEAQRYLPSLIDKIEPILSKHGLSDEPISIRMTGCPNGCARPYISEIGLVGTSYGKYNLHLGADAEGYRLNQKYKEDLDETSILQELDGLFGKFSKERNGKESFGDFVNRIGILK; encoded by the coding sequence ATGGCTGAATCAAAAAAAGAAACACAAGCAGAAAAAGTAAAACGAGTGAGTCGTGGCCTCCGAGGCACCCTTGCTGATAGTTTGAAAGACGAACATACTGGTTCCTTACGTTCCGATGATCAATTATTACTTAAATTTCATGGTATGTACCAACAGGATGATCGAGATAGAAGGGACGAACGAGCGTTAAAGAAATTAGAACGTTTGTATTCTTTTATGATCCGTTTGCGAATTCCTGGTGGTATGATAGGACCAGTACATTGGGAAGCACTTCATAATGTTGCTGGAGAAAATTCTACAGGAACCATTAAAATCACAACAAGACAAACTGTCCAATTACATGGAATCTTAAAATCGAAAATCAAACCAACAATCAAAGCTTTTGATTCGGTATTTTTGGATTCGATTGCCGCTTGTGGTGACGTAAACCGTAACGTTACCTGTACATCCAATCCAGCCACAAGTCCACTCCACAAAGAAGTGTTTGGTTATGCAGGTGAAATTAGTCGTTCCTTATTACCCAAAACAAGAGCTTATTATGAAATTTGGTTGGATGAAAACCTTTTAGCAGAAAAGGAAGAACCCGAAGATCCATTGTACAAAGATGTTTATCTTCCTCGAAAATTTAAAATCGCAATTGCAATCCCACCATATAATGATGTGGATCTTTTTACCAATGATATTGGACTCATTGCCATTATTGAAAATGGACAATTATTAGGGTTTAATGTTTCTGTTGGTGGTGGTCTTGGAACCACTCATGGTAACCCCGATACGTATCCGAGAGTAGGGACTGTGTTTGGATTTATTCCCAAAAAAGACATTCTTAAAGTAGTGTATGAGATAGTGACTGTCCAAAGAGATTTTGGTAACAGAGAAGATCGTAAACTTTCTCGATTGAAATACACCTTAGATAGGTTAGGTGTTGAGTTTTACAAACGTGAAGTAGAAAAACGCGCAGGTATTAGTTTTGAACCTACAAAGGATTTTCAATTCACCCAAAGATCCGATGATTTTGGTTGGAAACAAGACGCGGCCGGGAACTGGCATTATACGGTATTTGTGGAAAATGGCCGAGTTTGTGACGAACATGGTTATAATCTCAAAACTGCACTTCTAGAAGTTTCGAAAACAAGAAGGGCAACCTTTCGGTTTACTTGTAACCAAAACTTAATTTTATCGGATATCTTTCCAAAAGACAAAGATTTAATTGAATCAATTTTAGTAAAGTTTGGTGTTCATAGGAAAACGGCAGAAGTTTCGCCGATCCGAAAAAATTCTATCGCTTGTGTAGCACTAAACACTTGTTCCTTGGCTCTTGCTGAGGCTCAGAGATACCTTCCCAGTTTAATCGATAAAATTGAACCAATCCTTTCCAAACATGGACTTTCGGACGAACCAATTTCGATCCGTATGACAGGTTGTCCAAATGGATGTGCAAGACCTTATATCTCTGAGATAGGACTTGTGGGGACTTCGTATGGAAAATACAATCTCCATTTAGGCGCTGATGCAGAAGGTTATAGGCTAAATCAAAAATACAAAGAAGATTTGGATGAAACATCTATCTTACAAGAGTTAGATGGATTGTTTGGTAAATTTTCGAAAGAAAGAAATGGTAAAGAATCGTTTGGAGATTTTGTCAATCGAATCGGGATTCTGAAATAA
- a CDS encoding diflavin oxidoreductase translates to MLSDEKRNRFLQLLKESTKDEWVWMSGYLSALTQASIGGSVDVSLTPPVSISSNDPSHGNLKAAPIQCSVVYGTETGNSKKLGTELVKKLKELGVQAKLKSTDTYKAKDLKEEEYLFVIVSTHGDGEPPQAAKPFIQILSDAKDKLAKVKFAVLGLGDTSYPLFCQTGIDVDSMLEKLGAERIHDLGKCDVDFDLVAKPWMSELITKLNTISKTATTQVSKQTQGPVSKPSAGGKVVYEGTVITNLVLNDVGATKSTRHIEIKSSVPIDYLPGDSAGFLAYNREEEVDRVLALLQTDKETRVTYKGETWMLYDLLRKKVSIRFLPDRVLQKYATLSKKEIPAGKLDLDVLLTLYPSDTKLEIQTLVDILEPIVPRYYSIASSPSAHGEEEVHLTVAEVEIETFTGIKSGFCSGFLASLKEGDTVPFFIQRNNSFRLPNPDTDIIMIGPGTGIAPFRSFLFEREQSAGNGKNWLFFGERNFVSDFYYQTELLELMDTGVLHKLNTAFSRDTKQKVYVQDRMGENAQELLKWIENGAIIYLCGSKDPMSKDVDKKLIEILSERTFDTGKEASDYLKELEESGRYIKDVY, encoded by the coding sequence ATGTTATCCGATGAGAAACGCAATCGATTTTTACAGTTATTAAAAGAATCCACTAAGGATGAATGGGTCTGGATGTCGGGGTATCTCTCGGCACTGACACAAGCAAGCATTGGGGGCAGTGTAGACGTGTCCCTCACCCCACCTGTCAGTATCTCATCCAATGATCCTTCTCATGGGAATTTAAAAGCCGCACCAATTCAATGTAGTGTTGTGTATGGAACGGAAACAGGGAATTCTAAAAAACTGGGAACGGAACTTGTTAAAAAATTAAAAGAACTAGGTGTCCAAGCCAAATTAAAAAGTACAGACACTTACAAAGCAAAAGACCTGAAAGAGGAAGAATACTTATTTGTGATTGTTTCCACTCATGGAGATGGAGAACCACCTCAGGCTGCAAAACCTTTTATCCAAATTCTTTCAGATGCAAAAGACAAATTAGCGAAAGTAAAATTCGCAGTACTTGGATTAGGTGATACTAGTTATCCACTTTTTTGCCAAACAGGAATCGATGTGGATTCAATGTTAGAAAAATTAGGTGCCGAACGAATTCATGATTTAGGGAAATGTGATGTAGATTTTGATTTGGTTGCAAAACCTTGGATGTCAGAACTCATCACAAAACTCAATACAATTTCGAAAACTGCAACAACACAAGTTTCCAAACAAACACAAGGGCCAGTTTCCAAACCAAGTGCTGGTGGTAAGGTTGTCTACGAAGGAACGGTGATCACTAACTTAGTGTTAAACGATGTTGGTGCTACCAAATCCACTAGGCATATCGAAATTAAATCTTCGGTTCCTATCGATTATTTACCAGGGGACAGTGCAGGATTTTTGGCTTATAACCGTGAAGAGGAAGTGGATCGAGTTCTCGCATTACTGCAAACAGACAAAGAAACAAGAGTCACTTATAAAGGTGAAACTTGGATGTTGTATGATTTACTTCGCAAAAAAGTTTCCATTCGTTTTTTACCGGACAGAGTGTTACAAAAATATGCAACCCTTTCCAAAAAAGAAATTCCTGCTGGTAAATTGGATTTAGATGTATTGTTAACACTGTATCCATCTGATACAAAATTAGAAATCCAGACATTGGTTGATATTTTGGAACCAATTGTCCCCAGGTATTATTCCATTGCATCAAGTCCTTCCGCTCATGGAGAAGAAGAAGTGCACCTAACGGTAGCAGAAGTGGAAATTGAAACCTTTACGGGTATCAAATCTGGATTTTGTTCTGGTTTTTTAGCATCTTTAAAAGAAGGGGATACAGTTCCTTTTTTCATCCAAAGAAACAATTCCTTCCGATTGCCAAATCCAGATACAGACATCATCATGATTGGACCGGGAACTGGGATTGCTCCTTTCCGAAGTTTTTTATTTGAAAGGGAACAATCAGCAGGGAATGGAAAAAATTGGTTATTCTTTGGTGAAAGAAACTTTGTTTCAGATTTTTACTACCAAACGGAACTCTTGGAACTTATGGACACAGGTGTATTACATAAACTGAATACAGCTTTTTCCCGTGATACCAAACAAAAAGTATATGTCCAAGATCGAATGGGGGAAAATGCACAAGAATTACTCAAGTGGATTGAGAATGGTGCTATCATTTATCTCTGTGGATCCAAAGATCCTATGAGTAAAGATGTAGATAAAAAATTAATTGAAATTTTATCGGAAAGAACTTTCGACACTGGTAAAGAAGCTTCCGATTATTTAAAAGAACTAGAAGAATCTGGGCGTTATATCAAGGACGTTTACTGA
- the cobA gene encoding uroporphyrinogen-III C-methyltransferase has protein sequence MSSNKTEQGFVSFVSGGPGPIDLLTLRGKSRIESADVILYDALLDPSFLKLFPENAHILYVGKRAKEHYRTQTEINSLLVQYANQGKRVVRLKGGDASIFGRLSEEIQTLESNRVPYEVIPGVSSVTTGASDLGISLTVRGLSRQIIILDGHTILEEERSWMGMENFPGTIVILMGSQKTKELAERLIRKGVSPSTPIVLLENAGSPRVTYTVSTLDKTQSQGLEKQTNGPGILYVGEVVRPLLLGENKKLESISFLPFFSEPME, from the coding sequence ATGTCCTCCAATAAGACAGAACAAGGTTTTGTGAGTTTTGTGAGTGGTGGCCCGGGCCCCATTGACCTCTTAACCCTTCGAGGGAAATCGCGGATCGAATCCGCCGATGTCATCCTATACGATGCCCTGCTCGACCCTAGTTTTTTAAAACTTTTTCCCGAGAACGCCCATATCCTCTATGTAGGCAAACGTGCCAAAGAACACTACCGCACCCAAACCGAAATCAATTCCCTTCTGGTTCAATATGCAAACCAAGGCAAACGAGTGGTCCGCCTAAAAGGGGGAGATGCTTCCATCTTTGGGAGGTTGTCGGAAGAAATCCAAACATTGGAATCAAACAGAGTCCCATACGAAGTGATCCCAGGAGTGAGTTCTGTGACAACGGGGGCATCGGACCTTGGCATCTCACTGACTGTAAGAGGTTTATCGCGCCAAATCATCATCCTTGATGGCCACACCATTTTAGAAGAGGAACGGAGTTGGATGGGAATGGAAAATTTCCCAGGAACCATTGTCATCCTTATGGGAAGCCAAAAAACAAAAGAATTAGCAGAACGACTCATTCGAAAAGGTGTCAGTCCATCGACTCCTATCGTCCTTTTGGAAAATGCAGGTAGTCCTCGTGTCACCTATACCGTTTCCACTCTTGACAAAACCCAATCGCAAGGTTTGGAAAAACAAACAAATGGACCAGGTATTTTATACGTTGGTGAAGTTGTTCGTCCACTTTTGTTAGGTGAAAATAAGAAGTTGGAGAGTATTTCTTTTCTTCCTTTTTTTTCGGAACCAATGGAATGA
- a CDS encoding precorrin-2 dehydrogenase/sirohydrochlorin ferrochelatase family protein, with the protein MSVKKYPIFLNLEGRNILIVGGGNACLEKLLGLEHTGANIHIISMDYMEEVKVFLQKYPNIKTETRAITEGDLIDRDIIFLATSDPSTNKKFRTIAKEKGIWVNSVDDPKNCDFYSSSTIQIGPIQFAISTDGMFAGVSSGLRKLFEETIPDEDHELLETIFAMRRNLKEILPDKNQRRKVLKEIIQKLNSEYFHKP; encoded by the coding sequence ATGAGTGTAAAAAAATACCCAATCTTTCTCAACTTAGAAGGTAGGAATATTTTGATAGTAGGTGGTGGAAACGCTTGCTTGGAAAAATTATTAGGGCTCGAACATACAGGCGCCAATATCCACATCATCTCTATGGATTACATGGAAGAAGTGAAAGTTTTTTTACAAAAATACCCCAATATCAAAACCGAAACAAGAGCGATCACTGAAGGAGACTTAATCGATAGAGATATTATTTTTTTAGCAACGAGTGATCCGAGCACGAACAAAAAATTCAGGACCATCGCAAAAGAAAAAGGCATATGGGTGAATTCAGTGGATGATCCTAAAAACTGTGATTTTTATTCTTCTTCCACAATCCAAATTGGACCGATTCAATTTGCGATTTCCACCGACGGAATGTTTGCTGGTGTTTCTTCCGGTTTGCGTAAACTATTTGAGGAAACCATCCCAGACGAAGACCATGAGTTATTAGAAACTATTTTTGCCATGAGACGGAATCTCAAAGAAATTCTGCCAGACAAAAATCAAAGAAGAAAAGTATTAAAAGAAATCATCCAAAAGTTAAATTCAGAATACTTTCACAAACCATAA
- a CDS encoding LBF_1134 family protein, with translation MKRIPRTLLFCLLFCACAGGNIKIKIKPDLSGELVIYQKKITKKQKGSFLGSGLTDTGELTITLKERSYQFGNYTHMLPPGFRFVTFVEDQTPEIQLGIDTSQNSPLLSALEIVREDINSILSEAKLRDDLLRFNTLVEFIQFEVHFPFPIKKVKFLDPRTAGEWTVRLDSSDKMIVNIPLHAVWAGEHALTIVQIYPE, from the coding sequence ATGAAACGGATACCACGAACCTTGTTATTCTGCCTATTGTTTTGTGCCTGCGCAGGGGGGAATATTAAAATAAAGATCAAACCTGACCTTTCGGGGGAACTCGTCATTTACCAAAAAAAAATCACAAAGAAACAGAAGGGGAGTTTTTTAGGTTCTGGTTTAACCGATACAGGAGAACTTACCATCACTCTCAAAGAGAGATCATATCAGTTTGGGAATTATACCCATATGTTACCTCCTGGATTTCGTTTTGTTACGTTTGTGGAAGACCAAACTCCTGAGATTCAACTTGGCATCGATACAAGCCAAAACTCACCTCTTCTATCGGCTCTTGAAATTGTTCGAGAAGACATCAATTCGATTTTATCTGAGGCCAAATTAAGAGATGACTTACTTCGTTTTAATACCCTTGTGGAGTTCATTCAATTTGAGGTACACTTCCCATTTCCAATTAAAAAAGTTAAATTTTTAGATCCTAGAACCGCAGGAGAGTGGACCGTGCGCCTTGATAGTAGTGATAAAATGATCGTAAACATTCCCTTACATGCGGTTTGGGCAGGCGAACACGCGTTAACGATTGTTCAAATTTATCCGGAATGA